A window from Symbiopectobacterium purcellii encodes these proteins:
- a CDS encoding MFS transporter produces the protein MKTETMVQPTSHITRKHITIFVLVYACYLLSFFSRLLINPIIPTISVDLGLTKAQMGGFMSAFYLGYVLTNLPGGLLTDKLGYRKVILGTLLALGVSTLLFGTVTSYNTGFMIRVLAGIGSGATFSACLRAIFEWFPKNKGMATGILQTGTTGGLLLVNLAAPPFTEQHGWQYTFFIMGLIPLVFFALSFFYLPNPVQTDKPKINSTPSTFWRDVLSMFKNRNLVLLGLSGFFAMAATWGTASWANTYLNGQLNLSLVTAGSWMSLYAIASVIAKPLTGSLMDKFQRKNKKYYLSALLLVLVPALMWFSRNNSVSALYVLIPLLGITAFAYSPVMNTFIGELVPVEKTGAAVGFLNTIWQLGSLSAPIGMGMILDTFGNSYYYAFSALAVCAFISGMIVLFISLPHTEK, from the coding sequence ATGAAAACAGAAACGATGGTTCAACCTACCTCGCATATTACTCGAAAGCACATTACGATATTTGTGCTGGTGTATGCCTGCTATTTACTCTCCTTTTTTTCACGATTATTGATTAACCCCATCATCCCCACCATTTCCGTCGATCTGGGGTTGACCAAGGCGCAAATGGGCGGATTTATGTCTGCCTTTTATCTAGGCTATGTATTGACCAATCTGCCGGGTGGCCTGCTAACCGACAAACTCGGCTACCGCAAAGTGATTCTCGGCACCCTGTTAGCATTAGGTGTCAGTACCCTGCTGTTTGGGACTGTGACCAGCTATAACACCGGCTTTATGATCCGCGTGCTGGCCGGTATCGGCTCTGGGGCGACGTTCTCCGCTTGCCTGCGTGCTATCTTTGAATGGTTCCCGAAAAACAAAGGGATGGCGACTGGTATTCTGCAAACCGGCACCACCGGCGGATTACTGCTGGTGAATCTGGCAGCACCGCCGTTTACCGAGCAGCACGGTTGGCAATACACCTTCTTTATTATGGGGTTGATACCGTTGGTGTTCTTTGCACTGTCCTTCTTCTACCTGCCTAACCCGGTGCAGACCGACAAACCGAAAATCAATAGCACCCCCTCCACGTTCTGGCGTGACGTGCTGTCGATGTTCAAGAACCGCAATCTGGTTTTACTGGGCCTTTCTGGTTTCTTCGCGATGGCTGCCACCTGGGGCACCGCATCATGGGCAAACACCTACCTGAACGGTCAACTGAATTTATCACTGGTGACGGCCGGTTCCTGGATGTCGCTGTATGCCATCGCCTCCGTGATCGCTAAGCCGCTGACCGGCTCCCTGATGGATAAATTCCAACGCAAAAACAAGAAATATTATCTGTCAGCGCTGCTGTTGGTGCTGGTGCCTGCGCTGATGTGGTTTAGCCGCAATAATAGCGTTAGCGCGCTTTATGTGCTGATTCCTCTTCTGGGGATAACCGCCTTCGCTTACAGCCCGGTAATGAATACGTTTATCGGCGAGCTGGTCCCGGTAGAAAAAACCGGTGCGGCAGTGGGATTCCTTAATACCATTTGGCAATTGGGATCGTTATCCGCACCGATCGGCATGGGGATGATTCTGGACACTTTTGGTAACAGCTATTATTACGCGTTCTCCGCACTGGCTGTGTGTGCTTTTATTTCCGGGATGATCGTTCTGTTTATTTCCCTGCCTCATACTGAGAAATAA
- a CDS encoding FAD-dependent oxidoreductase → MLQNNYDVVVIGGGAGGVAAAIGAAQAGKKALLVERSSYLGGQATHCSIPTYDGFFTRHENSEQIAGGVASMVMEKLKQYRGCGEPLRSPWGNVMFPVNNEMTKIVLEELVMQSGAHLLLNSQLCDVVRNGNTIKSITLLTDGDKVQITAQAFVDASGDGNLVYLSGAEHTSPDVENLQFGSLLTRFGGVASEADVSPAALRAAIAQGKAAGITPLSKDSGFAMRIVGTEDVIAILCNEKVNPLDADSMTQGQIRARKQAMAYLDTFKRFLPGFEQAYVINTGPHIGIRESRHAVGEYALTGDDVVNAATVDDAIARGCWPIERHTSANKMQVYTWIKDDGYYEIPLRSLKSINIDNLWLAGRIISCDSEAFASVRVMGTAFLTGHAAGIAASMKNTSTENDIAAIQCELKRQGALI, encoded by the coding sequence ATGCTTCAAAATAACTATGACGTTGTGGTGATCGGCGGCGGTGCCGGCGGTGTTGCAGCAGCCATTGGCGCAGCACAAGCGGGGAAAAAAGCATTATTGGTAGAAAGAAGCTCCTATTTAGGAGGACAAGCCACGCATTGTTCTATTCCCACCTATGACGGTTTTTTTACGCGTCATGAAAATAGCGAGCAAATCGCGGGCGGCGTCGCCAGCATGGTCATGGAGAAACTCAAACAATACCGCGGCTGCGGTGAACCGCTGAGATCGCCGTGGGGCAACGTGATGTTCCCAGTAAACAACGAAATGACCAAGATTGTATTGGAAGAGCTGGTCATGCAATCCGGTGCCCACCTGTTGCTCAACAGCCAGTTGTGCGATGTGGTACGTAACGGAAATACCATTAAAAGCATTACCTTACTGACCGATGGTGACAAGGTGCAGATCACGGCACAGGCCTTTGTCGATGCCAGCGGCGATGGCAACCTGGTTTACCTGTCCGGAGCGGAACACACGTCACCCGACGTAGAAAATCTGCAATTCGGATCTCTGCTAACCCGCTTTGGCGGCGTGGCAAGCGAGGCGGATGTCAGCCCGGCAGCACTGCGTGCCGCCATCGCACAGGGCAAGGCGGCGGGTATTACACCACTCAGCAAAGACAGCGGTTTTGCCATGCGTATTGTTGGTACTGAGGATGTCATCGCCATTCTGTGCAATGAGAAGGTGAACCCGCTCGACGCCGACAGCATGACGCAAGGGCAAATTCGTGCACGCAAGCAGGCAATGGCCTATTTGGACACCTTCAAGCGCTTCTTGCCGGGTTTTGAACAGGCATACGTCATCAACACTGGGCCACATATCGGTATCCGCGAATCGCGCCACGCCGTGGGTGAATATGCGCTGACCGGGGACGATGTGGTCAATGCCGCCACCGTTGACGATGCCATCGCACGTGGATGCTGGCCCATTGAACGCCATACGTCAGCCAACAAGATGCAGGTCTATACCTGGATCAAAGATGACGGCTATTACGAAATTCCGCTGCGCAGTCTGAAAAGTATCAATATCGATAATCTGTGGCTGGCAGGCAGAATTATTTCCTGCGACAGCGAAGCGTTCGCTTCGGTACGCGTTATGGGTACGGCATTTTTAACCGGCCACGCCGCAGGTATTGCCGCCAGTATGAAAAACACGTCAACAGAAAACGATATAGCCGCGATCCAATGCGAATTAAAACGACAAGGCGCGCTCATTTAA
- a CDS encoding TetR/AcrR family transcriptional regulator, with translation MAASCNRTDIVTDTPTRIAQAALNVILEHGVRATTYRRVAARAQLSLGTLTYRYKSIDALLIDAFTFMIDEISHAFHQRLAQAEDIDSACEAVADLICGNIWATPNHLTLSFELYALASRQEAYRALLQEWMSRSRTALHRHFTEETAWTLDVLIEGYTIHNFFNRHPMSREKILLAITRLVRE, from the coding sequence ATGGCCGCCTCGTGCAATCGGACAGATATCGTAACAGATACACCCACCAGGATCGCGCAAGCCGCGTTAAACGTAATCCTTGAACACGGTGTGCGCGCAACCACGTATCGCCGAGTGGCGGCGCGGGCGCAACTCTCTTTAGGTACCTTAACTTATCGCTATAAAAGCATTGATGCGCTGCTGATCGACGCGTTCACCTTTATGATTGACGAAATTTCTCACGCCTTCCATCAGCGACTGGCACAAGCAGAAGACATTGATAGCGCCTGTGAAGCCGTCGCCGATCTGATTTGCGGGAATATCTGGGCAACGCCGAACCACCTGACGTTAAGTTTTGAACTCTATGCGCTGGCTTCGCGCCAGGAAGCCTACCGCGCGCTGTTACAAGAGTGGATGTCCCGCAGCAGGACTGCATTGCACCGCCATTTTACCGAGGAAACGGCATGGACGCTGGATGTGTTAATTGAGGGGTATACCATTCATAACTTTTTTAATCGCCACCCCATGAGTCGGGAAAAAATTTTGCTGGCGATCACCCGACTGGTGCGGGAATAA
- a CDS encoding AEC family transporter produces the protein MLSTLSIVLPIFALIFAGWFTRTLGILGPNATSELNRFVVYLALPALLFDIIAHARPADVWQPGFILAFTLGTLVVFVITVVLQMQRSRHLADAALDALNASYANTGFMGFPLALAFLGQDALAPTLIATIITVCVLFAIAIVIIEVGVQSEQRGVRLVMKVTGSLVRNPLLVAPVVAMFFPLTGLSVPSPVTVFLKLLGGAASPCALIALGLFLANKPRKAPYQPNVIIGLLVTLKLLLHPLIVWVMATWVFALPSMLVHTAVLLAALPTGTGPFMLAEFYQREGRITSRCVLFSTLISIVTITLYLYWIRR, from the coding sequence ATGCTATCCACCCTGAGTATTGTTTTACCGATTTTCGCCCTGATTTTTGCCGGATGGTTTACCCGCACGTTGGGCATTCTGGGCCCAAATGCGACCAGCGAGCTAAATCGTTTTGTCGTCTATCTGGCATTGCCTGCCCTGTTATTCGATATTATCGCCCACGCGCGTCCGGCAGACGTTTGGCAACCTGGTTTTATTCTGGCGTTTACCCTTGGAACGCTAGTGGTGTTTGTCATCACGGTAGTGCTGCAAATGCAACGCTCACGCCACCTGGCCGATGCCGCACTGGACGCACTCAATGCCAGCTATGCCAATACGGGTTTTATGGGATTTCCCTTGGCGCTGGCATTTTTAGGGCAAGATGCGCTGGCACCGACGCTGATCGCTACCATCATTACCGTCTGCGTGCTATTTGCTATTGCTATCGTGATTATCGAAGTGGGCGTGCAGAGTGAACAGCGCGGTGTGCGTCTGGTGATGAAAGTGACAGGTTCTCTGGTGCGTAACCCACTGCTGGTGGCTCCGGTTGTGGCGATGTTTTTCCCTTTGACCGGGCTTAGTGTGCCATCACCGGTCACGGTATTTTTGAAGCTACTCGGCGGTGCTGCATCCCCTTGTGCCCTGATCGCGTTGGGGTTGTTTCTGGCTAACAAACCGCGTAAAGCGCCGTATCAACCCAATGTGATCATCGGCCTATTGGTCACACTAAAACTGCTGCTGCATCCGCTTATTGTATGGGTGATGGCAACATGGGTATTCGCCTTGCCGTCGATGCTGGTGCATACCGCCGTATTGCTGGCCGCACTGCCTACCGGAACAGGCCCCTTTATGCTGGCAGAGTTTTATCAGCGTGAGGGGCGTATTACCTCACGCTGCGTGCTGTTTTCGACGCTGATTTCGATTGTGACCATCACGCTCTATCTATATTGGATTCGGCGCTAG
- the umuD gene encoding translesion error-prone DNA polymerase V autoproteolytic subunit has translation MSLSTPTRPPRLSVNASSLPFFIEHVPCGFPSPAQDYVEDRLDINQLVIKHPNATYFIRVSGDSMIDAGISDGDLLVVDRALTAQHGDIVVAAVDGEFTVKELRIRPFMQLVPHNTRYSPIHFQHEEALEIFGVVTFTVKAMR, from the coding sequence ATGTCGTTATCCACGCCCACACGGCCTCCACGCCTCAGCGTCAATGCCTCTTCGTTGCCCTTTTTTATCGAACACGTGCCCTGTGGTTTCCCCAGCCCGGCGCAGGACTACGTGGAAGATAGGCTAGATATCAATCAACTGGTGATCAAACACCCTAATGCTACCTACTTTATTCGCGTCAGCGGTGATTCGATGATTGATGCCGGCATTAGCGACGGCGACTTGCTGGTGGTTGATCGGGCATTGACGGCACAGCACGGTGATATCGTTGTGGCCGCCGTGGACGGCGAGTTTACCGTTAAGGAGTTACGCATCCGCCCTTTTATGCAATTGGTGCCGCATAACACGCGCTATTCACCGATACACTTCCAGCATGAGGAAGCGCTTGAGATCTTTGGTGTGGTCACCTTTACGGTAAAGGCGATGCGCTAG
- a CDS encoding M48 metallopeptidase family protein has protein sequence MSKLDYIKHYPSELIASVDSLLQAGRLAAVVKQKYPTTHTVTNDKQLYDYVNGIKNRYLKKESALAKIIYDGALNPVKGTLGTNTFISKNHGGKLKAKNEIKISTLFRNAPEAFLRMIVVHELAHLREKDHNKAFYQLCCHMEPDYHQYEFDMRLWLICREEGLI, from the coding sequence ATGAGCAAACTGGATTACATAAAGCATTACCCATCAGAACTGATCGCCAGTGTCGATAGCTTGCTGCAAGCTGGCAGGCTGGCTGCGGTGGTTAAACAAAAGTACCCCACAACGCATACCGTGACGAATGACAAACAGCTCTACGACTATGTCAATGGCATAAAAAATCGCTATCTGAAAAAGGAAAGCGCGCTTGCTAAAATTATTTATGACGGTGCGTTAAATCCCGTTAAAGGCACGCTCGGCACCAATACCTTTATCTCTAAAAATCATGGCGGGAAGTTAAAAGCCAAGAATGAAATCAAGATATCGACCCTGTTCAGGAACGCGCCTGAAGCCTTTTTGCGCATGATCGTGGTGCATGAGCTGGCACACCTGCGCGAGAAGGACCACAACAAAGCCTTTTATCAACTCTGTTGCCACATGGAGCCGGACTACCATCAGTATGAGTTTGACATGCGTTTGTGGTTGATTTGCAGAGAAGAAGGACTGATTTAA
- a CDS encoding TetR/AcrR family transcriptional regulator, whose amino-acid sequence MKEDRTALRGRILDAAVALFIEKGSENVTTRELTEALNLSRSHIYHYFSDWQTLCLEAYSRFMLADLDNFAKTVRAAPPAQQLQAFVTEYLPETSDAIWQLYSALWRKAIHEEQYAALALTLTHVWDGLLSDIIAANVRQDVDVLQVTRQLSALLNGYADHLIINPTPEARRQAMSDIDAFLQRIQ is encoded by the coding sequence ATGAAAGAAGATCGCACAGCACTACGGGGGAGAATTTTGGATGCCGCCGTTGCCCTTTTTATCGAAAAAGGCAGTGAAAATGTCACCACGCGAGAACTGACAGAAGCACTGAATCTTTCCCGCAGCCACATTTATCACTATTTTTCAGACTGGCAGACGCTGTGTCTCGAAGCCTACTCGCGTTTTATGCTGGCCGATCTGGATAATTTTGCCAAAACGGTGCGAGCAGCACCGCCCGCCCAGCAGCTTCAGGCTTTTGTAACAGAATATCTGCCGGAAACCAGCGATGCCATTTGGCAACTGTATAGCGCGCTGTGGCGCAAGGCCATTCATGAAGAGCAATATGCCGCGCTGGCGCTAACGCTCACCCATGTCTGGGATGGATTATTAAGCGACATTATTGCAGCGAATGTTAGGCAGGACGTTGATGTGTTGCAGGTCACCCGGCAGCTAAGCGCGCTACTTAACGGTTATGCCGATCATCTGATTATCAATCCAACACCAGAAGCCCGTCGTCAGGCAATGTCCGATATCGATGCCTTTCTCCAGCGCATCCAGTAG
- a CDS encoding LysR family transcriptional regulator substrate-binding protein, giving the protein MALVDAHQGQGTLDHAFIGVIPPVGRMDFFKNFLAVNQTAKNINYSFVDGSSHALIEKVKNTTLLAAFGTPSQEELDDGLLEHQLVLEDHVVAVLPLQHALASKSEIGLSDLAYENVILPQKDTGSYSIISTAFSLAGIKPRQYKECSQIDIVMDMVENNAGIALFSSSIVDLYKREHVVTIPLKQKINKSIYLSFLRRNRRNKLLTPVMDMVTH; this is encoded by the coding sequence ATGGCACTCGTCGATGCGCATCAGGGGCAGGGGACATTAGATCATGCTTTTATCGGCGTTATTCCGCCTGTCGGGCGTATGGATTTTTTTAAAAACTTCCTGGCAGTAAATCAAACAGCCAAAAATATTAATTACTCCTTTGTTGACGGCTCCAGCCACGCGCTCATTGAAAAAGTGAAAAACACAACGCTGCTGGCAGCGTTCGGTACGCCGTCACAAGAGGAACTTGACGATGGTCTGCTGGAACATCAGTTAGTGCTGGAAGATCACGTTGTCGCGGTGCTGCCGTTACAGCACGCACTGGCGTCGAAATCGGAGATCGGATTGTCCGATTTGGCGTATGAAAACGTTATTTTGCCGCAAAAGGACACGGGGTCGTATTCCATTATTTCAACGGCATTTTCTCTGGCGGGCATCAAGCCCAGACAGTACAAAGAGTGCAGCCAGATCGATATTGTGATGGATATGGTTGAAAACAATGCGGGTATTGCACTCTTTTCCAGTTCAATTGTCGATTTATATAAACGTGAGCATGTAGTGACTATTCCATTAAAGCAGAAAATCAATAAATCGATATACCTGAGTTTTTTACGTCGCAACAGAAGAAATAAATTACTCACCCCCGTCATGGATATGGTAACGCACTAA
- a CDS encoding DMT family transporter: MNNAIAFYTNKKVVFILATLCCLLWGSSYPAIKNGYALFHIADGDIPGKLLFAGYRFAIAGILLLLLAKVRGFSLTQLLPGQPKQLVILGLSQTAVQYTLFYIGLAHTTGVNGSIMNATQTFFSVLLAHYLYNNDKLSINKSVGCLVGFIGVAIVNINGLGDFTFTLMGDGFIVISAFLISAASIYGKRISAAMDATMMTGYQLTIGGVVMMAAGYLLGGNIRVESGTACMVLLYLVLISSVSFALWSQLLKYNKVGVLAPFNFLIPVAGVLLSALFLGEKMLEWRYAIALVLVCTGIGMVNRQAWRSASR; the protein is encoded by the coding sequence TTGAATAATGCGATTGCATTTTATACCAATAAGAAAGTGGTATTTATACTGGCAACACTCTGTTGCCTGCTGTGGGGAAGTTCTTATCCGGCGATAAAAAATGGTTATGCGCTTTTTCATATCGCTGACGGCGATATTCCGGGGAAACTGCTCTTTGCCGGTTATCGCTTTGCGATTGCCGGTATCTTGTTGCTGCTGCTGGCAAAAGTGCGCGGGTTTTCCCTGACGCAGTTACTGCCGGGCCAACCGAAGCAATTGGTGATCCTGGGGTTAAGTCAGACCGCGGTGCAATATACGCTATTTTATATTGGTTTGGCGCACACCACCGGGGTTAACGGATCGATCATGAATGCCACCCAGACGTTTTTCAGCGTGCTGCTGGCGCACTATTTATACAACAATGACAAGTTAAGCATCAATAAAAGCGTTGGCTGTCTGGTGGGTTTTATCGGTGTTGCCATCGTGAATATCAACGGGCTGGGGGATTTCACGTTTACGCTGATGGGCGACGGTTTCATCGTGATATCGGCATTTTTAATCTCTGCGGCGAGTATTTACGGTAAGCGTATTTCTGCTGCCATGGATGCAACAATGATGACGGGCTACCAATTGACCATTGGCGGCGTAGTCATGATGGCGGCGGGCTACCTGTTGGGCGGCAATATTCGTGTCGAAAGCGGCACGGCCTGCATGGTATTGCTTTATCTGGTGCTGATTTCGTCGGTCAGTTTTGCCCTGTGGAGCCAACTGCTGAAGTACAACAAAGTGGGGGTACTTGCGCCGTTTAACTTCCTGATCCCGGTTGCTGGCGTGCTGCTTTCTGCGCTGTTCTTGGGCGAGAAAATGCTGGAGTGGCGCTATGCCATTGCGCTGGTATTGGTGTGTACTGGCATCGGAATGGTTAATCGTCAGGCATGGCGGTCGGCATCGAGATAG
- the umuC gene encoding translesion error-prone DNA polymerase V subunit UmuC, whose translation MFALIDVNNFYTSCETLFRPDLRGKPVVVVSNNDGCVISRSREAKTLGIKMAAPYFMMKKAFPDAQIAVFSSNYTLYADMSNRVMATLFELAPTLEIYSIDEAFMDLSGVSNATPLAVLGQQIQQKVHKEIGLSVGVGIAQTKTLAKLANHAAKTWRKTGGVVDLSNTDRQRKLLSLVPVNEVWGVGRRISKKLNQMGIETALNLAESPTWLIRKHFNVVLERTVRELRGEPCLELDEFAPTKQQIVCSRSFGYRITDYSDMHEAICAYAERAAEKLRQEQQYCCQVSVFLRTSPHTDGEVFYGNQASGRVSIPTSDTRDIIRVAIQALDRIWTNGHRYMKAGVMLSDFYSQGTAQLNLFDTNQQQANSATLMQVIDHVNTSGKGSVWFAGQGIQQPWAMKRNMLSPAYTTRFADVPIAK comes from the coding sequence ATGTTCGCCCTTATTGACGTCAATAACTTCTATACCTCCTGTGAAACCTTGTTTCGCCCAGACCTGCGCGGAAAACCGGTGGTAGTGGTGTCCAACAATGACGGTTGTGTGATATCCCGTTCACGAGAAGCCAAAACGTTGGGGATAAAAATGGCAGCGCCCTATTTCATGATGAAAAAAGCGTTTCCCGATGCGCAAATCGCCGTGTTCAGTTCTAACTACACCCTCTATGCCGACATGAGTAATCGCGTTATGGCCACATTGTTTGAGTTAGCGCCAACGCTGGAAATCTATTCGATCGATGAAGCCTTTATGGATTTGTCCGGCGTCAGCAACGCAACCCCGCTTGCCGTGTTAGGCCAACAGATCCAACAAAAAGTGCATAAAGAGATCGGGCTGTCGGTCGGTGTCGGTATCGCACAAACCAAGACGCTGGCCAAGCTGGCAAATCATGCCGCCAAAACGTGGCGAAAAACAGGCGGTGTGGTGGATTTGTCGAACACCGATCGGCAGCGCAAGCTGCTGTCACTGGTGCCCGTCAACGAGGTGTGGGGCGTAGGCCGGCGTATCAGCAAAAAGCTCAATCAGATGGGCATAGAAACCGCGCTGAATCTCGCGGAAAGCCCAACCTGGCTGATTCGCAAGCACTTTAACGTGGTGCTGGAACGCACCGTGCGTGAATTACGCGGTGAACCCTGCCTCGAGCTGGATGAGTTTGCTCCCACCAAACAGCAGATTGTCTGTAGCCGTTCATTTGGTTATCGCATCACCGATTATAGTGACATGCATGAGGCTATCTGCGCCTACGCCGAGCGCGCAGCCGAAAAACTACGGCAGGAACAGCAATATTGCTGTCAGGTTAGCGTGTTTCTGCGTACCAGCCCACATACCGATGGTGAAGTCTTCTATGGTAATCAGGCTTCCGGCAGAGTGAGTATTCCCACCAGCGACACGCGCGACATTATTCGCGTGGCCATTCAGGCGCTCGATCGCATCTGGACCAACGGGCACCGTTACATGAAAGCCGGTGTCATGCTGAGCGATTTTTACAGCCAGGGCACCGCCCAGCTTAATTTGTTCGATACCAACCAACAGCAAGCCAATAGCGCAACGCTCATGCAGGTTATTGACCACGTAAATACCTCGGGAAAAGGGTCAGTATGGTTCGCCGGCCAAGGTATTCAGCAACCCTGGGCGATGAAGCGCAACATGTTGTCACCCGCGTATACCACGCGGTTTGCCGATGTACCGATTGCAAAATAG
- a CDS encoding diguanylate phosphodiesterase, producing the protein MLSTLIYRSRASRTFDLSLLDALVAQSQVRNMTLQLTGILIFDGSHFLQVLEGEPETVNQLYDAICDDPRHDGVVELMRDYAAKRRFINMGMALFDLRHDKPGAVLRAVIKTGALRYNLASDDRVYKFIRTFVEGRWKKQLAYSSEPESWGFLSEAPPFTSPPEQSFLGQPCQFALQPIIEPLRGQISSFEALIRGPNGESPQDYFASIPPDKLHETDLSSKAWALALAKNINIGSHKISINLLPMSLVKVPNAVDILLEQIDRNGLVPEQVIVEVTEDEVISSFDEFSSAIRQLRSAGIGLAIDDFGAGFAGLSLLAKFQPGKIKIDRSIVTDIHAHGPKQAIVQAIVKCCAELEISVVAEGVETVEEWCWLEAAGIRRFQGFLFAKPKLNGAPAICWPHRRG; encoded by the coding sequence ATGCTGTCTACATTGATTTACCGAAGTCGTGCAAGCCGAACATTTGATCTATCGCTGCTCGATGCGTTAGTGGCGCAGTCTCAGGTGCGTAATATGACGCTGCAACTGACCGGCATTCTGATCTTTGATGGCAGTCATTTTCTTCAGGTTTTGGAAGGTGAACCCGAAACGGTGAATCAGCTGTATGACGCTATCTGCGACGATCCTCGCCATGACGGTGTGGTTGAGTTGATGCGTGATTATGCGGCGAAGCGCCGTTTTATCAATATGGGCATGGCGCTGTTTGATTTACGCCATGATAAACCCGGTGCCGTGCTGCGAGCGGTGATAAAAACCGGTGCGCTGCGTTATAATCTGGCGAGTGATGACCGGGTTTATAAATTTATTCGTACCTTTGTTGAAGGCCGCTGGAAGAAACAGCTGGCCTACAGCAGTGAACCTGAATCCTGGGGGTTCTTGTCAGAAGCGCCGCCCTTTACCTCTCCGCCCGAACAGTCGTTTTTGGGGCAACCTTGTCAGTTCGCGCTGCAACCTATTATTGAACCGCTGCGTGGGCAAATCAGCTCGTTTGAAGCGCTGATCCGTGGTCCGAACGGTGAGTCGCCGCAGGATTATTTCGCGTCGATCCCGCCCGACAAACTGCATGAAACCGATCTTTCGTCCAAAGCATGGGCGTTGGCGCTGGCGAAAAATATCAATATTGGCAGCCATAAAATTTCTATTAACTTGCTGCCGATGTCGCTGGTCAAGGTGCCGAATGCCGTTGATATTTTACTGGAGCAGATCGATCGCAATGGCCTGGTGCCTGAGCAGGTCATCGTTGAAGTGACGGAGGATGAAGTCATTTCCAGTTTCGACGAATTCTCTTCTGCTATTCGGCAATTACGTTCGGCGGGGATTGGTCTGGCTATCGATGACTTTGGTGCCGGTTTTGCCGGGCTATCGCTGCTCGCCAAGTTTCAGCCCGGCAAGATCAAAATCGACCGTAGTATCGTAACGGATATCCATGCACATGGGCCCAAGCAGGCGATTGTTCAGGCCATCGTAAAATGTTGTGCGGAGCTGGAAATCAGCGTCGTTGCTGAAGGGGTGGAAACGGTGGAAGAGTGGTGCTGGCTAGAAGCTGCAGGCATTAGACGTTTTCAGGGATTCCTTTTTGCTAAGCCCAAACTCAATGGCGCACCGGCTATTTGTTGGCCGCACCGGCGCGGTTGA
- a CDS encoding ABC transporter six-transmembrane domain-containing protein — MQNTSYHATAVRSHSAVGTLKNLAVRHKKKLFFTLLLVVAENVIYLLYPLLAGFAINAIMKGQAAHGVFYAALVLLMWGIGAARRSIDTRTFARIYAALAVPVILTQREDAQNNSTIAARLALSREFVSFFETHLPLLITSLASICGAVVMLLVIERMAGFFCLGILAFFALFLSEYTRRNEVLYQRLNNRLEKDIAVVSSAGEKKLHRHYDVMARLRIRLSDREACGYLAIGAASALLFGGAIMLMAGKKGIDAGHVYSVMTYLWMFVMSLDDSPALLEKYAQLKEIGKRVNTGLG; from the coding sequence ATGCAAAACACATCTTACCATGCAACCGCAGTGCGCTCTCACAGCGCCGTCGGCACACTTAAAAACCTGGCCGTCAGGCATAAAAAAAAGCTGTTTTTTACACTGCTGTTGGTTGTGGCTGAGAACGTGATCTACTTGCTGTATCCCTTGCTGGCGGGCTTTGCCATCAATGCGATAATGAAGGGGCAGGCGGCACACGGGGTTTTCTATGCCGCACTGGTGCTACTCATGTGGGGGATTGGTGCGGCGCGGCGCAGTATTGATACGCGTACTTTTGCGCGTATTTATGCTGCGCTTGCGGTTCCGGTGATTTTGACTCAGCGTGAGGATGCGCAGAACAACTCTACCATTGCCGCTCGCTTGGCGCTGTCTCGAGAGTTTGTCAGCTTTTTCGAAACGCATTTGCCTCTGTTGATTACGTCGTTAGCGTCGATATGCGGTGCCGTTGTCATGCTGCTGGTCATTGAGCGCATGGCCGGTTTCTTTTGCCTGGGGATCCTAGCTTTTTTCGCTCTTTTCCTGTCGGAATATACACGCCGGAATGAAGTTCTCTATCAACGACTTAATAACCGATTAGAAAAGGATATTGCGGTTGTCAGCAGTGCAGGCGAAAAAAAACTGCATCGCCATTATGATGTGATGGCGCGTCTGCGTATCCGTCTGTCCGATCGTGAAGCGTGTGGCTATCTTGCCATCGGTGCTGCTTCGGCACTGCTGTTTGGTGGTGCCATCATGCTGATGGCGGGAAAAAAAGGCATCGATGCTGGGCACGTTTATTCTGTGATGACCTACCTGTGGATGTTTGTGATGAGCCTGGATGACAGCCCGGCGCTACTGGAAAAATACGCGCAATTGAAAGAGATTGGCAAACGGGTGAATACGGGGCTTGGCTGA